From the Candidatus Methanoperedens sp. genome, the window ATAGATACAATAGTTTCACGTATCCCCAATTAGGTTTCGGACTCAAAGACGGAAAGCTTAACCTTTCAAAAATTGGAACTATCAAGATAATCCTGCATAGACCGATTGAAGGCATAATCAAGACCTGTACCATCAAAAAGGATACAGACCAATGGTATGTTTCCTTTTCATGTGAAATCGATGAGCCTATCCCTATTGAAGTCAAAACCAAAACAGGAATAGACGTTGGATTAATCGATCTGATAACCCTGAGTAACGGGGAACAGATCAAACCTCCAAAGGGAAAATAGTTGAATTCGTTAATCCGGCAGGAACATCGCAGACCTGTATTTGTGGGTTCCATGTTCCGAAAGACCTATCAGTGAGGGTACATCGGTGTCTTTCCTGTGGTCTTATCATGGGAAGAGATCAGGTATCTGCGATATTAATCAAGAATAGCCCAACCAGTACGGTAGGAACTACCGGAATTAACGCCCGTCAAGGACTACTCAATAGAGGGTCAATGCAACGGGACGTTCCGCGGCTTTAGCCCGGAGCAGTTCACACAGAGATGAAGCCAGCTTTGTCCAGCAGACCAAAGATGGGGGCTATATATTTGCAGGAAGCAGAACAGATTTGTATGGCGATAGTTATCAGAATGCATGGCTGGTAAAGGTGAATGAGGGGGGGGAAGAGATATAGAAAAGGCAATGAAAATGTTACTTTTATTAATAAACATATTCGAGTCCAAATTGTCCAACTTGTCTATTAATAGTAAAGCTTATGTAATTATACGTTATATTTATGATTGAGGTTTATCCGTTCATAGGACTTACTCGAAAAACGGTTGGAATTTCTTACAGGAGTATCAAAATGAATAACAATATCGACCAGTTGAACATAAAAAGTCTTCGCAGCTATGGAATACACGGTGCACTTGGGCTGCTTATGGGAATTGGTATTGGATATATAGTTTTTTATATGATCACAATTTTAAATTCGGTTAGTTCCTTAGGTTTAATAGGAGTTTCATTTGCATTTGCATCTTTGGTAATTTATGGCCTTTTTGGCCTATATACCGGGTATGTTTTCGGGGGACAAAAAAAATCATCGGTGACATCAATAAAATATGCCATAGCCGGGATAGTTGGGGGATTCGTCTCAGGGTTTCTGTTATTCGGGGAGTATATTAAAATATATGGCCTTCTTGATCCCCTATTTGTAACGCTTGTTTTTGTGGGTCCTATATTAGGTTTTCCAAAGATCAGGAACATAGTTATAATGACTATTTCATGTATTTCCGGCGCAGTTCTGGGTTATGGTTTAAACTTATATGGCCAGAGCATTGTGGTTTTTGTTAATTCTACCTGGACAGGGGGTGGTTTATATGCGCTTATCATTGGCATTATTCTTACATTGTTTGAAATAGGGATAGCCGGCGCTTCAATTGCTATTGGAATGTATTTTATTGAAAGGACAGCCTATACTGCACGGGAAATTCCCGGGTTCTTAAAGATAACCAGGGGTGCAGGGATAATCCTTGCCTTTATTATATTGTTTGCTTCTTCAAGCCTTTTTTTAGGTGTGGCAAAGTATGCGACTACCGATGTTTCTATTGATATTTCATCAGCCGATGGAAATGCAACAGTGTATGTTCCGGCCATTCTTGAGGATGGCATTGTAATGGAAATGTATCGCAAACCTGCAATTTCCGGGAATGCGATAACTGAAATAATTGATACCGATCATGGTAAAGCCCTTAAGATAAGCGGATCAGGGCCGATTGGAATAAAAATGGGCCAGACAGGTGGATGGCTGGCACATGATCCCGAGGCTGATAATAAGTTCATTAATGGGTTTACATTAAGCACGAGTAATGCCACCCAATTTGGAGAAATCCGGGGTCAAGAACATAACAATGTAGACGCATGGATCTATTCAGAAGAAGATGGCACAATGTTTAGTATTTCTATTATGAGGGATAACGGCTGGGGAAGAGCGATAAATATAAAAACCGAACAAAGGATTAAGTTAATTCAGGGATGGCAGGTTGTAAGGCTTTCCATTGTGGGTATGATGTATGACTGAGTATAAATCAGTTTTTCTTCAGGAATATCGGTAAAGGATGTGCAGAAATGAGAAACAGTGGATATAATCCTTTGTTCTTCATCCTTGCAGTTATTACTTTGATACTAAATAAATTATTTAAAAAGAAGCTAAAAATATGACAAGGAAAAAATTAATTATTGGAATCATAATATTGATAGCTGTAGTGCTGATAATAAAAGAAAATATTAATCCTTATTTTATGATGGGCATTCCTGTTGGAGTTTTTGGGATAAATAATATGGATTCAACTAATCATAGTGTAAATGTCCAGGTATTTGATTCAAACAATACATTGCTTATCAATGAAACTTACAAGTTAGGATATTCACAATCAGGACAATCTGTTCCAGGACAATCCATAAACTATCCTGAAAATGGATGGAAGAGTGTACATGACAAAGAAAGGTTATTTCCAAATGGATATTACACATTTATTATAAAATTAGATAATAATGCTGCCCAACCATTTAAAAAATATTTGGACACGTGGAGTCAAGTTAGTATTGCAATAGATAACTACGGAAATCTGAGCGTAGGAGAAGTGGTAGTATAGGGGCTAATTTAAATTTAACGATAATCCAATGGCCCCATAGAAATAATTTAGAGGTGGTATAAATGAGTAACGAAATTAATGTAAGAGACGTATTGAAAGGATCATTCAAAATCATTCTGAGCAAGCCGGTTATCTTGCTTCCGATGATCTTTCTGGTCTTATTTGACCGATTACAGGGTTATTTAGCCAGTAAATATATTGATATACCGGACAAAATAGGATCAATTGCAGA encodes:
- a CDS encoding transposase, with the translated sequence MVEFVNPAGTSQTCICGFHVPKDLSVRVHRCLSCGLIMGRDQVSAILIKNSPTSTVGTTGINARQGLLNRGSMQRDVPRL